From a region of the Paenibacillus sp. R14(2021) genome:
- a CDS encoding peroxiredoxin, translating to MAERLVGRPAPDFSLETATGNGQDFSTAALSDYKGKWLVLFFYPLDFTFICPTEITALSLAAEEFSKLNTEILGVSVDSKHSHRAWINTPVNDNGLGKLNFPLAADITKSAARDYGVLIEEEGVALRGLFIIDPEGELKYQVVNHNDVGRSVEETLRVLQALQSGGLCAMNWKPGDKNLVAK from the coding sequence ATGGCAGAACGTTTGGTAGGTCGTCCGGCTCCTGATTTCTCGCTGGAAACGGCAACAGGAAATGGTCAAGATTTTAGCACGGCAGCACTTTCCGATTACAAAGGTAAATGGCTGGTCCTTTTCTTCTATCCGCTTGACTTCACATTCATTTGCCCGACTGAAATTACGGCGCTCAGCTTGGCAGCCGAAGAATTCAGCAAGCTGAACACGGAAATCCTCGGCGTCAGCGTAGACAGCAAGCACAGCCACCGTGCATGGATCAACACGCCTGTTAACGACAACGGTCTTGGCAAGCTGAACTTCCCGCTTGCTGCCGACATCACGAAATCCGCAGCACGCGACTACGGTGTATTGATCGAAGAAGAAGGCGTTGCGCTCCGCGGCCTGTTCATCATCGATCCGGAAGGCGAACTTAAATACCAAGTCGTTAACCACAACGACGTTGGCCGTTCCGTTGAAGAAACACTCCGCGTATTGCAAGCTCTGCAATCCGGCGGTCTGTGCGCAATGAACTGGAAACCAGGCGACAAAAACCTGGTTGCGAAATAA
- the leuB gene encoding 3-isopropylmalate dehydrogenase → MADVKKIAVIPGDGIGPEVVGEALKVLKKTEELFGYQFETEHGLFGGIAIDEKGTPLPQETLDICKSADAVLLGAVGGPKWDNNSKELRPETGLLGIRKALGLFSNIRPANVFDCLKEASTLKPEVLDGTDLIVVRELTGGIYFGEKFRREGEFGEEAVDTCVYNVTEIERIARQGFEIARTRRKKLASVDKANVLETSRLWREVVNRIAVEYPDVELEHVLVDNCAMQLLRRPSSFDVIVTENMFGDIISDEAAMLTGSIGMLSSASLGEGSFGLYEPVHGSAPDIAGQGISNPIATILSVALMFRLTFGYAEAAQCIEDAVKSVLDAGHRTGDIAVDKSKAIGTTAMGDLIVAAMVK, encoded by the coding sequence ACTTAAGAAAACGGAGGAATTGTTCGGCTATCAATTCGAAACCGAGCACGGCTTGTTCGGCGGAATTGCCATCGATGAGAAAGGCACGCCGCTTCCGCAAGAAACGCTCGATATTTGCAAAAGCGCCGATGCCGTTCTGCTCGGCGCGGTAGGCGGTCCGAAGTGGGACAACAACTCGAAAGAGCTTCGTCCTGAAACAGGCTTGCTCGGCATCCGCAAAGCGCTTGGCTTGTTCTCGAACATCCGCCCGGCGAACGTATTCGATTGCTTGAAAGAAGCTTCCACGCTGAAGCCTGAAGTGCTGGACGGCACGGACCTGATCGTCGTGCGCGAATTGACGGGGGGCATTTACTTCGGCGAGAAGTTCCGCCGCGAAGGAGAGTTCGGTGAAGAAGCGGTCGATACCTGCGTATATAACGTAACGGAAATCGAGCGTATCGCGCGCCAAGGCTTCGAAATCGCCCGCACTCGCCGCAAGAAGCTGGCGTCTGTCGACAAAGCGAACGTACTTGAAACTTCGCGCCTATGGCGTGAAGTCGTGAACCGGATCGCCGTTGAATATCCGGATGTTGAGCTCGAGCACGTATTGGTCGACAACTGTGCGATGCAGCTGCTGCGCCGTCCTTCGAGCTTCGACGTTATCGTAACGGAGAACATGTTCGGCGACATCATCAGCGACGAGGCAGCGATGCTGACAGGCTCCATCGGCATGCTTTCCTCCGCTTCGCTTGGAGAAGGCAGCTTCGGTTTGTATGAGCCGGTACACGGCTCGGCGCCTGACATCGCCGGCCAAGGCATTTCCAACCCAATCGCTACAATCCTGTCCGTTGCGCTGATGTTCCGTTTGACATTCGGTTATGCGGAAGCGGCACAATGCATCGAGGATGCGGTTAAATCTGTGCTGGATGCGGGACATCGCACGGGAGACATTGCCGTAGATAAGAGCAAAGCGATCGGAACGACGGCAATGGGCGATTTGATCGTTGCTGCGATGGTGAAGTAA